Proteins encoded within one genomic window of Heptranchias perlo isolate sHepPer1 chromosome 35, sHepPer1.hap1, whole genome shotgun sequence:
- the LOC137302215 gene encoding probable G-protein coupled receptor 139: MSHVSHKKAGRARIHTGSHCDNFYLEELSGVKGEVVQHKDKFSQAEKAGGGWKKRKARRPPRWGMEFHGEKEMVRDLELKTVNVVEGVGGEADDNPLNVSIGELIPASGPTIESSLLTEGEIMSLSFMIKFQILRALYDIQKIYDPFLAAFGVPVNVVTIVILSRGKCGLSKCVTRYLVAMAAADRLVVILDLILRQVRIAYWDEFRFLWHVGLCNIHAVLLYAVTDCSVWFTVTFTFDRFVAICCQKLKTKYCTKNMAAVVLGTVTVLSGLKNIFWYFLNTNEYWLSNTPWFCRVKPEVSRSLAWAVIELFHYMLTPFISFLLIVLFNVLTVRHILVASRARRRIRGPSSGESSSDPEMENRRKSIVVLFVISGNFILLWVLFMVCSILRRLDYLGYPVPLPTFVREIGFMLQVLSCCTNPFIYAVSQRKFREELRNGVKYPLAMMVKLIR, from the exons atgtcccacgtatcccacaaaaaggcaggcagagcTAGGATCCATACGGGTTCTCATTGCGAcaacttttatttggaggaactgagtggagtcaaaggagaagttgttcaacataaggaCAAGTTCAGTCAGGCGGAGAAGGCTGGTGGTGGATGGAAGAAGCGGAAGGCCCGCAGGCCCCCACGGTGGGGGATGGagttccatggtgaaaaggagatggttcgggatTTGGAACTAAAAACTGTTAATGTGGTGGAGGGCGTCGGAGGAGAAGCAGAT gataatCCGCTCAATGTCTCAATCGGAGAATTGATCCCAGCATCAGGACCAACCATCGAATCATCGCTTCTAACTGAAGGAGAAATAATGTCTCTTAGTTTTATGATCAAGTTCCAGATTCTAAGGGCGCTTTATGATATACAAAAGATTTACGATCCTTTCCTGGCTGCGTTCGGTGTCCCGG TTAAcgtggtgacgattgtgatcctgtctcggggaaagtgcggtctctccaaatgtgtcactcgctacctggtggcgatggcagCGGCAGATCGACTGGTCGTTATCTTGGATCTGATATTAAGGCAGGTTCGGATTGCTTATTGGGACGAATTTAGATTTCTGTGGCACGTTGgattgtgtaatatccacgccgtcctgctctaTGCAGTCACGgattgttctgtctggttcacggtcactttcacctttgatcgatttgtggccatttgttgtcagaagctgaaaactaaatattgcaccaagaatatggcggctgtggttctcggaacagtgactgtgctgagcggATTGAAGAACATTTTCTGGTATTTTCTGAATACAAATGAGTATTGGCTTTCTAATACTCCCTGGTTTTGCCGCGTGAAACCTGAAGTATCCCGTTCGCTGGCCTGGGCGGTTATTGAATTATTCCATTACATGTTAACCCcgtttatttcatttcttttgaTTGTGTTGTTCAATGTATTaacggtcagacacattttagtggccagcagagctcgCAGGAGAATTCGGGGTCCGAGCAGTGGGGAGagttccagtgacccagagatggagaaccgaaggaaatctatcgttgtactgtttgttatatctgGGAATTTCATCCTGTTGTGGGTGTTGTTCATGGTGTGTTCAATATTGAGACGGTTGGATTATTTGGGATATCCTGTCCCCCTGCCCACATTTGTACGAGAAATCGGCTTCATGCTCCAggtcctgagttgctgcacgaacccttttatttatgcagtgagccaaaggaaattcagagaggagttgaggaaTGGAGTGAAATATCCCCTCGCAATGATGGTCAAATTAATTAGATGA